One genomic window of Arvicanthis niloticus isolate mArvNil1 chromosome 24, mArvNil1.pat.X, whole genome shotgun sequence includes the following:
- the Hmgb1 gene encoding high mobility group protein B1 isoform X1 produces MASAPAPRPPRASVSSHTHTHTHTRTHTHTRAHTKGRSHILARARPRGGGGGGGGGGGAGGEDAQRPFRAPAPAAAGGASPHFERGFSSRRGRQNGGGGASPAAFRAHVAASGPPGAAAPLNLRPSSEGGEILPARARAPGPEILLRSADRHSLYTAKFTNGQENQLNMGKGDPKKPRGKMSSYAFFVQTCREEHKKKHPDASVNFSEFSKKCSERWKTMSAKEKGKFEDMAKADKARYEREMKTYIPPKGETKKKFKDPNAPKRPPSAFFLFCSEYRPKIKGEHPGLSIGDVAKKLGEMWNNTAADDKQPYEKKAAKLKEKYEKDIAAYRAKGKPDAAKKGVVKAEKSKKKKEEEDDEEDEEDEEEEEEEEDEDEEEDDDDE; encoded by the exons ATGGCGAGTGCGCCAGCGCCCCGCCCGCCGCGCGCCTCGGTctcctcacacactcacacacacacacacacacgcacgcacacacacacgcgcgcacacacaaagGGAAGGAGCCATATTCTCGCTCGCGCTCGCCctcgcggcggcggcggcggcggcggcggcggcggcggcgcaggCGGGGAAGACGCGCAGCGGCCATTCCGTGCGCCGGCCCCGGCGGCCGCGGGCGGAGCCAGCCCCCATTTCGAGCGGGGCTTCTCCTCGCGCCGCGGCCGACAAAATGGGGGCGGCGGCGCGAGCCCTGCGGCCTTCCGGGCGCACGTGGCGGCCTCGGGCCCGCCCGGAGCCGCAGCCCCCCTCAACCTCAGGCCAAGTTCGGAGGGTGGGGAAATCCTGCCCGCTCGCGCGCGCGCGCCAGG GCCTGAAATTCTCTTAAGGTCTGCTGATAGACATTCCTTGTATACTGCCAAATTCACTAATGGACAGG AAAACCAactaaacatgggcaaaggagatcctaagaagccgagaggcaaaatgtcctcatatgcattctttgtgcaaacctgccgggaggagcacaagaagaagcacccagatgcttctgtcaacttctcagagttctccaagaagtgctcagagaggtggaag ACTatgtctgctaaagaaaaggggaaatttgaagatatggcaaaggctgacaaggctcgttatgaaagagaaatgaaaacctacatccctcccaaaggggagaccaaaaagaagttcaaggaccccaatgcACCCAAGAGGCCTCC TtcggccttcttcctgttctgttctgagtaccGCCCAAAAATCAAAGGCGAGCATCCTGGCTTATCCATtggtgatgttgcaaagaaactaggagagatGTGGAACAACACTGCCGCGGATGACAAGCAGCCCTACGAGAAGAAGGCTGCTAAGCTGAAGGAGAAGTATGAAAAG gatattgctgcctacagagctaaaggaaaacctgatgcagCGAAAAAGGGGGTAGTCAAggctgaaaagagcaagaaaaagaaggaagaggaagatgatgaggaggatgaagaggatgaggaagaggaggaagaagaggaagacgaagatgaagaagaagatgatgatgatgaataa
- the Hmgb1 gene encoding high mobility group protein B1 isoform X2 has product MGAAARALRPSGRTWRPRARPEPQPPSTSGQVRRVGKSCPLARARQENQLNMGKGDPKKPRGKMSSYAFFVQTCREEHKKKHPDASVNFSEFSKKCSERWKTMSAKEKGKFEDMAKADKARYEREMKTYIPPKGETKKKFKDPNAPKRPPSAFFLFCSEYRPKIKGEHPGLSIGDVAKKLGEMWNNTAADDKQPYEKKAAKLKEKYEKDIAAYRAKGKPDAAKKGVVKAEKSKKKKEEEDDEEDEEDEEEEEEEEDEDEEEDDDDE; this is encoded by the exons ATGGGGGCGGCGGCGCGAGCCCTGCGGCCTTCCGGGCGCACGTGGCGGCCTCGGGCCCGCCCGGAGCCGCAGCCCCCCTCAACCTCAGGCCAAGTTCGGAGGGTGGGGAAATCCTGCCCGCTCGCGCGCGCGCGCCAGG AAAACCAactaaacatgggcaaaggagatcctaagaagccgagaggcaaaatgtcctcatatgcattctttgtgcaaacctgccgggaggagcacaagaagaagcacccagatgcttctgtcaacttctcagagttctccaagaagtgctcagagaggtggaag ACTatgtctgctaaagaaaaggggaaatttgaagatatggcaaaggctgacaaggctcgttatgaaagagaaatgaaaacctacatccctcccaaaggggagaccaaaaagaagttcaaggaccccaatgcACCCAAGAGGCCTCC TtcggccttcttcctgttctgttctgagtaccGCCCAAAAATCAAAGGCGAGCATCCTGGCTTATCCATtggtgatgttgcaaagaaactaggagagatGTGGAACAACACTGCCGCGGATGACAAGCAGCCCTACGAGAAGAAGGCTGCTAAGCTGAAGGAGAAGTATGAAAAG gatattgctgcctacagagctaaaggaaaacctgatgcagCGAAAAAGGGGGTAGTCAAggctgaaaagagcaagaaaaagaaggaagaggaagatgatgaggaggatgaagaggatgaggaagaggaggaagaagaggaagacgaagatgaagaagaagatgatgatgatgaataa
- the Hmgb1 gene encoding high mobility group protein B1 isoform X3, with protein sequence MGKGDPKKPRGKMSSYAFFVQTCREEHKKKHPDASVNFSEFSKKCSERWKTMSAKEKGKFEDMAKADKARYEREMKTYIPPKGETKKKFKDPNAPKRPPSAFFLFCSEYRPKIKGEHPGLSIGDVAKKLGEMWNNTAADDKQPYEKKAAKLKEKYEKDIAAYRAKGKPDAAKKGVVKAEKSKKKKEEEDDEEDEEDEEEEEEEEDEDEEEDDDDE encoded by the exons atgggcaaaggagatcctaagaagccgagaggcaaaatgtcctcatatgcattctttgtgcaaacctgccgggaggagcacaagaagaagcacccagatgcttctgtcaacttctcagagttctccaagaagtgctcagagaggtggaag ACTatgtctgctaaagaaaaggggaaatttgaagatatggcaaaggctgacaaggctcgttatgaaagagaaatgaaaacctacatccctcccaaaggggagaccaaaaagaagttcaaggaccccaatgcACCCAAGAGGCCTCC TtcggccttcttcctgttctgttctgagtaccGCCCAAAAATCAAAGGCGAGCATCCTGGCTTATCCATtggtgatgttgcaaagaaactaggagagatGTGGAACAACACTGCCGCGGATGACAAGCAGCCCTACGAGAAGAAGGCTGCTAAGCTGAAGGAGAAGTATGAAAAG gatattgctgcctacagagctaaaggaaaacctgatgcagCGAAAAAGGGGGTAGTCAAggctgaaaagagcaagaaaaagaaggaagaggaagatgatgaggaggatgaagaggatgaggaagaggaggaagaagaggaagacgaagatgaagaagaagatgatgatgatgaataa